From the genome of Abditibacteriaceae bacterium, one region includes:
- a CDS encoding alpha/beta fold hydrolase, with product MVNTLAPKQNEQAVVLRNSRGQRLVAVWHEAEKPRAAIVMLHGWSGYRTGPHQMLTRAARTFAARRNGVLRFDFAGRGDSEGDTDETTLATMADDVRAALDWLGQRDHKRVIFLGLCSGCEVALAAAQKDTAALVLWSAPVFAAGQGDETGRRSKRAEMLQTYARKAMRPETWRKILTGRVDTSAVGRAVSGGGGEAVRNVEDGSAGHLPRGWRQSALDRFEKIEAARLLVYGTADATTEGALAWQRAHGSRFTKANTHEHLVEGANHSFYGLAWEQEVFDVTARWLDERTL from the coding sequence ATGGTAAACACCCTCGCACCGAAGCAGAACGAACAAGCTGTTGTCCTCCGCAATTCACGCGGGCAGCGGCTTGTCGCCGTCTGGCACGAAGCGGAAAAACCGCGCGCCGCGATTGTGATGCTTCATGGCTGGAGCGGCTATCGCACCGGGCCACATCAAATGCTGACGCGGGCGGCGCGAACTTTCGCGGCGCGCAGGAATGGCGTTTTGCGCTTCGACTTCGCTGGTCGCGGCGACAGCGAAGGCGACACCGATGAAACCACGCTCGCAACCATGGCCGACGACGTGCGCGCCGCTCTCGATTGGCTCGGGCAGCGCGACCACAAACGCGTAATTTTTCTCGGGCTGTGTTCGGGCTGCGAAGTCGCGCTGGCAGCGGCACAAAAAGACACAGCCGCGCTTGTTCTGTGGAGCGCGCCGGTTTTCGCTGCAGGGCAGGGCGATGAAACGGGACGCCGCAGCAAGCGCGCTGAAATGCTGCAAACCTACGCGCGCAAAGCGATGCGGCCCGAAACGTGGCGTAAGATTTTGACGGGTCGCGTCGATACGTCGGCAGTTGGACGCGCGGTTTCGGGCGGCGGAGGCGAAGCGGTACGCAACGTCGAAGACGGCAGCGCCGGACACTTGCCGCGCGGTTGGCGGCAAAGTGCCCTCGACCGCTTCGAGAAAATCGAGGCAGCGCGTTTGCTGGTATATGGAACCGCCGATGCTACAACCGAAGGCGCGCTGGCGTGGCAGCGCGCGCATGGTTCGCGTTTCACCAAAGCCAACACGCATGAGCATTTGGTCGAAGGTGCGAATCATTCGTTTTACGGATTAGCATGGGAGCAAGAAGTGTTCGATGTCACCGCGCGCTGGCTCGATGAACGCACGCTGTAG
- a CDS encoding acyl carrier protein, protein MDLKSRIKGLIVERLFLEVAPEQIGDDENLMEAHGVDSVALFELVVGLEDEFGIAMEDVDFKIDSFQTVNSIAAFVTEKGGA, encoded by the coding sequence ATGGATTTGAAATCGCGTATTAAAGGTCTCATCGTTGAACGGTTGTTTTTGGAAGTCGCGCCCGAGCAAATTGGTGACGACGAGAATTTAATGGAAGCGCATGGCGTCGATTCGGTCGCGCTGTTTGAACTCGTCGTCGGATTAGAAGATGAATTCGGCATCGCCATGGAAGATGTCGATTTCAAAATCGATTCGTTTCAAACCGTCAATTCCATCGCCGCATTCGTCACAGAAAAGGGCGGCGCGTAA